Proteins encoded by one window of Armatimonadota bacterium:
- a CDS encoding S41 family peptidase, which yields MKARRTRLRRPATLLVALAMLAILAAPAPVSLAQGAAGTEPALVFEALRALQTHYVDPVDVPRVLNGALDGLRQQLSQAGIVAVLAAVPAGAPEVEARRLFAEQFAAAVAAAGSALTPTQLSYAAIRGMTETFKDSHTGFMTPQQSQERRLRQRGQAGFTGVGIILLPKEEKFYVWAVVPGGPAEAVGVREFDRILKINDVSTAGMQVDQVSGMIRGAPGTPVTLTLQRPGVPEPVVLTITRGPIVVPSIFRAEVLEGGIGYIRLYQFVEGTARDFRAALLRLQGQRMRALVLDLRGNGGGYLHELNGVLNALLPAGLPVYTEMRQGGQTRVQRTSGSPLLPTTVPLYVLIDEGSASAAELLSAAVQENRRGLLVGGKTAGAVEASILVDLSDGSALSITTFRLATGRGVRLEGAGVAPDVEAILTAADLDAGTDRVLTTALRAARQALAQTAR from the coding sequence ATGAAGGCACGCCGCACCAGGCTCCGGCGCCCCGCGACACTCCTCGTCGCGCTGGCGATGCTGGCGATCCTCGCCGCGCCCGCACCGGTCTCGCTGGCCCAGGGCGCGGCGGGGACGGAGCCGGCGCTGGTCTTCGAGGCGCTCCGGGCGCTGCAGACCCACTACGTGGATCCCGTCGATGTGCCCCGAGTGCTCAACGGCGCCCTGGACGGGCTGCGCCAGCAGCTCTCCCAGGCCGGGATCGTCGCGGTGCTGGCGGCCGTTCCCGCGGGCGCTCCGGAGGTCGAGGCGCGCCGCCTGTTCGCTGAGCAGTTCGCCGCGGCGGTCGCCGCCGCCGGCTCGGCGCTGACGCCCACGCAGTTGTCCTACGCCGCGATCCGCGGGATGACCGAGACGTTCAAGGATTCCCACACCGGATTCATGACCCCGCAGCAGAGCCAGGAACGCCGTCTGCGCCAGCGCGGCCAGGCCGGCTTCACCGGTGTCGGCATCATCCTGCTGCCGAAGGAGGAGAAGTTCTACGTCTGGGCGGTCGTCCCGGGCGGGCCGGCCGAGGCGGTGGGGGTGCGGGAGTTCGACCGGATCCTGAAGATCAACGACGTGAGCACGGCGGGGATGCAGGTGGACCAGGTCTCGGGGATGATCCGGGGCGCCCCGGGGACGCCGGTGACCCTGACCCTGCAGCGCCCCGGTGTGCCCGAGCCGGTGGTCCTCACCATCACGCGCGGCCCCATCGTCGTCCCCAGCATCTTTCGGGCCGAGGTGCTGGAGGGCGGCATCGGCTACATCAGACTCTACCAGTTCGTGGAGGGCACGGCGCGCGACTTCCGCGCGGCGTTGCTGCGGCTGCAGGGCCAGCGGATGCGGGCCCTGGTGCTCGACCTGCGGGGCAACGGCGGCGGGTACCTCCACGAGCTGAACGGCGTGCTCAACGCGCTGCTGCCCGCGGGCCTCCCCGTCTACACGGAGATGCGCCAGGGCGGCCAGACCCGCGTCCAGCGGACCAGCGGCTCGCCGCTGCTGCCGACCACGGTACCGCTGTATGTCTTGATCGATGAGGGGAGTGCCTCCGCCGCCGAGCTGCTCTCGGCCGCCGTCCAGGAGAACCGGCGGGGGCTGCTGGTCGGTGGGAAGACGGCCGGCGCGGTGGAGGCCAGCATCCTGGTCGACCTCTCCGACGGCTCGGCGCTGAGCATCACCACCTTCCGGCTGGCCACCGGGAGGGGCGTGCGCCTGGAGGGTGCGGGCGTCGCGCCGGACGTGGAGGCGATCCTCACCGCGGCGGACCTCGACGCCGGGACGGACCGGGTCCTGACGACCGCGCTGCGGGCGGCGCGACAGGCCCTGGCCCAGACCGCGCGCTAG
- a CDS encoding SAM-dependent chlorinase/fluorinase codes for MPTLVTLLSDFGSHSPYPAAMKAVLVSCGQHLLVDISHDVPRHDVRAGAYLLSTIAPFVPAGTVHLAVVDPGVGTARRPLIVASGGQYFVGPDNGLLLPAARRVGRPRPYVITDERLVRAVRSTTFHGRDLFAPAAALLARGTPPEALGVPASEVVDLEFGTGRLEGEVLVGEVIYIDPFGNVITNLPVALLPAAGRRVAVRVGRREASASVGRTYADGVRGRPVVVPGSDGFVEIAVREGSAVSVLRAVPGTSVRIRTLRGRPRRR; via the coding sequence ATGCCGACGCTGGTCACCCTGCTGAGCGACTTCGGTTCCCACAGCCCCTATCCGGCGGCGATGAAGGCCGTCCTGGTCTCCTGCGGGCAGCACCTGCTGGTGGACATCAGCCACGACGTGCCCCGCCACGACGTCCGCGCGGGCGCCTACCTGCTCTCGACGATCGCGCCCTTCGTGCCGGCGGGGACCGTCCATCTCGCCGTCGTCGACCCGGGGGTGGGCACCGCCCGCCGGCCGCTGATCGTCGCCTCGGGGGGGCAGTACTTCGTCGGCCCGGACAACGGGCTGCTGCTGCCCGCGGCGCGGAGGGTGGGGAGGCCGCGGCCCTATGTTATCACCGACGAACGCCTGGTGCGCGCCGTGCGCTCGACGACCTTCCACGGGCGCGACCTCTTCGCGCCGGCCGCAGCTCTTCTGGCCCGCGGCACGCCTCCCGAGGCCTTAGGGGTGCCGGCTTCGGAGGTCGTGGACCTGGAGTTTGGGACGGGACGCCTCGAAGGAGAGGTCCTGGTCGGGGAGGTGATCTACATCGATCCCTTCGGCAACGTGATCACCAACCTCCCCGTCGCCCTCCTCCCCGCGGCGGGGAGGAGGGTGGCCGTCCGCGTCGGGCGCCGCGAGGCGTCGGCCTCCGTCGGGCGCACCTACGCCGACGGCGTTCGGGGACGCCCCGTCGTGGTGCCGGGGAGCGACGGCTTCGTCGAGATCGCCGTCCGCGAAGGCAGCGCGGTCTCGGTGCTGCGGGCGGTCCCGGGGACCTCCGTGCGCATTCGGACGTTGCGGGGGCGGCCGCGCCGCCGATGA
- a CDS encoding DHHA1 domain-containing protein has protein sequence MDRGSPAAEPGPGPAPTERLYYADSYLRVFEAQVLEVRPRGQGYAVVLDRTVFYPTSGGQPHDRGTLGAAAVLDVQDEGERIVHVTDAPVAGVVRGEIDWPRRFDHMQQHTGQHILSQAALRVCGAQTTSVHFGTEACTLDLDRPDLTDETAAQIEDLANAVVVEDRPVSVRFVDESQVPTLGLRRPAKRRGEIRVVEVAEFDRSSCGGTHVRRTGEIGLIKITGWERYKGGVRVAFLCGGRALRDYRWKHTLLRDVAASLSVADREVKEAVGRLGAALRERERALQETLTRLLTREAADYLAQASGSPKIVAAVLDRPPDEAAALAGRIIAAGEAAVALAARGRLVVARSPSVAVDAAAILRAVLEPLGGKGGGRPEFARGVLPAESMEAAVEAARAALRQALHA, from the coding sequence GTGGACCGCGGATCTCCCGCCGCTGAGCCGGGCCCCGGACCCGCCCCCACGGAGCGGCTGTACTACGCGGACAGCTACCTGCGCGTCTTCGAGGCGCAGGTGCTGGAGGTCCGACCCCGCGGGCAGGGCTATGCCGTGGTGCTCGACCGCACCGTCTTCTATCCCACCTCCGGCGGCCAGCCGCACGATCGGGGCACGCTGGGCGCCGCGGCCGTGCTGGACGTGCAGGACGAGGGGGAGCGCATCGTGCACGTGACGGACGCGCCGGTGGCGGGGGTGGTGCGCGGGGAGATCGACTGGCCGCGGCGCTTCGACCACATGCAGCAGCACACCGGGCAGCACATCCTCTCCCAGGCCGCGCTGCGGGTGTGCGGGGCGCAGACCACGTCGGTGCACTTCGGAACCGAGGCCTGCACGCTGGATCTCGATCGGCCCGACCTCACCGACGAGACGGCGGCGCAGATCGAGGACCTGGCCAACGCCGTGGTGGTCGAGGACAGGCCGGTGTCTGTGCGGTTCGTGGACGAGTCCCAGGTGCCGACCCTGGGCCTGCGGCGGCCGGCGAAAAGGCGCGGGGAGATCCGCGTGGTCGAGGTGGCGGAGTTCGACCGCTCCAGCTGCGGCGGCACCCACGTCCGCCGCACCGGGGAGATCGGGCTGATCAAGATCACCGGGTGGGAGCGCTACAAAGGCGGCGTGCGCGTCGCGTTCCTCTGCGGCGGGCGGGCGCTCCGCGACTACCGGTGGAAGCACACCCTGCTCAGGGACGTGGCCGCCTCGCTGTCCGTGGCCGACCGCGAGGTGAAGGAGGCGGTGGGACGCCTCGGCGCCGCGCTGCGGGAGCGCGAGCGCGCCCTGCAGGAAACGCTGACGCGGCTGCTGACCCGGGAAGCCGCCGACTACCTGGCGCAGGCGTCGGGATCGCCGAAGATCGTCGCCGCCGTGCTGGACCGGCCGCCCGACGAGGCCGCGGCCCTGGCCGGGCGGATCATCGCCGCCGGGGAGGCGGCGGTGGCGCTGGCCGCGCGGGGACGGCTGGTCGTGGCCCGCTCCCCGTCGGTGGCCGTGGACGCCGCGGCGATCCTGCGGGCGGTGCTGGAGCCCTTGGGAGGCAAAGGCGGCGGCCGGCCGGAGTTCGCCCGGGGCGTGCTCCCGGCGGAGTCCATGGAGGCGGCGGTGGAGGCGGCGCGCGCGGCGCTGCGGCAGGCGCTCCATGCCTGA
- a CDS encoding DNA-formamidopyrimidine glycosylase family protein — protein MPELPFLQVLAENLDAQVRGRTVVALRLHSVSLMKSYDPPLEALVGRSLLGVGRVAKFIVLDLSGGLTLVLHLMRDGRLQIGAPRARAGKDLALVLRLDDGRELRLVEPGPKKRASAYLLPADVLAAAGPLRDLGTDPFAPELTPDRLHGMLQAERVQLKRFLTLQRYLTGIGNAWADEILWEARLSPFAPTSALSPAQTAALLGAIRETLQRALEEHRAYFRGVLPQKEPLPLLRIHRRAGAPCPRCGTTLARVAYAEEETCYCPSCQTGGKVYADRRLSRLLK, from the coding sequence ATGCCTGAGCTCCCGTTCCTGCAGGTGCTGGCCGAGAATCTCGACGCGCAGGTCCGCGGGCGCACCGTCGTCGCCCTGCGACTGCACTCCGTCTCCCTGATGAAGAGCTACGATCCCCCGCTGGAGGCGCTGGTCGGCCGGTCCCTCCTCGGGGTCGGGCGCGTGGCCAAGTTCATCGTCCTCGACCTGAGCGGCGGACTGACCCTCGTCCTGCACCTGATGCGCGACGGCCGCCTGCAGATCGGGGCGCCGCGCGCCAGGGCCGGAAAGGATCTGGCGCTGGTCCTGCGGCTGGACGACGGGCGCGAGCTCCGGTTGGTGGAACCGGGTCCGAAAAAGCGCGCCTCGGCCTACCTGCTGCCCGCAGACGTCCTCGCCGCCGCCGGGCCGCTGCGCGACCTGGGGACGGATCCGTTTGCCCCGGAGCTCACGCCCGACCGCCTTCACGGGATGCTGCAGGCGGAGCGCGTTCAGCTGAAGCGGTTCCTCACCCTGCAGCGCTACCTGACCGGGATCGGCAACGCCTGGGCCGACGAGATCCTCTGGGAGGCGCGGCTGTCGCCCTTTGCGCCCACCTCCGCGCTGAGCCCTGCTCAGACCGCGGCGCTGCTCGGGGCAATCCGTGAAACGCTGCAGCGTGCCCTGGAGGAGCACCGGGCCTACTTCAGGGGCGTCCTGCCGCAGAAGGAGCCGCTGCCGTTGCTGCGCATCCACCGCCGGGCCGGCGCACCCTGTCCGCGCTGCGGAACCACGCTGGCCCGGGTCGCCTACGCCGAGGAGGAGACCTGCTACTGCCCGTCGTGCCAGACCGGCGGGAAGGTCTACGCCGACCGGCGGCTGTCGCGCCTGCTGAAGTGA
- a CDS encoding ferritin-like domain-containing protein, whose translation MGSTGRAVVDLDVNALIAELKKAYLDELLAFYSYWITAIVAEGWHGEELTEHFKEEARDELGHAEKLANRIIELGGDPVVHPGEWERGANAPFTAPRREWADADGMVADQIKAEAGAIQAYNRLARMTFGKDPVTYQLATELLADEVRHEEFLENLLGGKKAKV comes from the coding sequence ATGGGATCCACGGGTCGCGCCGTCGTCGACCTGGACGTCAACGCGCTGATCGCCGAGTTGAAGAAGGCCTACCTCGACGAGCTCCTGGCCTTCTATTCCTACTGGATCACCGCCATCGTGGCGGAGGGCTGGCACGGGGAGGAGCTCACCGAGCACTTCAAGGAGGAGGCCCGGGACGAACTGGGCCACGCCGAGAAACTGGCGAACCGCATCATCGAGCTGGGCGGCGATCCCGTCGTCCACCCGGGGGAGTGGGAGCGCGGGGCCAACGCGCCCTTCACGGCGCCGCGCCGGGAGTGGGCCGACGCCGACGGGATGGTGGCGGACCAGATCAAGGCCGAGGCCGGAGCCATCCAGGCCTACAACCGCCTGGCCAGGATGACCTTCGGCAAGGACCCGGTCACCTACCAGCTGGCGACGGAACTCCTGGCGGACGAAGTGCGCCATGAGGAGTTCCTGGAGAACCTGCTGGGCGGGAAGAAGGCCAAAGTCTAG
- a CDS encoding M20 family metallopeptidase, protein MEHTVLDQLERRRASIIGFLAGLVRAESVNPPGDTRQVADLIAARLREASIDFQVLGDEPRKPNLIARLGAGRPELLYTSHMDTVPVGTVKAWRYPPLGAEIVGTRMHGRGAADAKASLAAMVAAMEVVAQVLPIRGTLTLTAVSDEEVGGVKGTEYLVDRGLLRPDHVVVGEITENRLATAEKGVVWLRIVTHGRAAHGSTPWEGSNAISAMLRVLQAVEDRIGSRLAALSHPLTPPPSLSIGTIRGGVATNVVPDWCEATLDRRTLPNESLAEAIGEVERIVAELKQADPDLQADVEILQAGPPVETPVDAPLVRAAQDVARELGLSPEPVGYHQASDGRFFAERGIPTILFGPGDPALAHTPQEWVDVNDVVTAAKFYALLALRLLGPT, encoded by the coding sequence ATGGAGCACACCGTACTGGACCAACTTGAGCGGCGCCGCGCGTCGATCATCGGCTTTCTGGCCGGCCTGGTGCGGGCGGAGTCCGTCAACCCGCCGGGCGACACGCGCCAGGTCGCCGACCTGATCGCCGCCCGCCTGCGCGAGGCCAGCATCGACTTCCAGGTCCTGGGGGACGAACCGCGCAAACCCAACCTCATTGCCCGGCTGGGCGCGGGGCGGCCGGAGCTCCTCTACACCTCCCACATGGACACGGTCCCGGTGGGCACCGTCAAGGCCTGGCGGTATCCGCCCCTCGGCGCCGAGATCGTGGGCACGCGGATGCACGGTCGGGGCGCGGCCGATGCCAAAGCCTCGCTGGCCGCCATGGTGGCGGCGATGGAGGTCGTGGCCCAGGTCCTCCCGATCCGCGGGACCCTCACCCTGACCGCGGTCAGCGACGAAGAGGTGGGGGGCGTGAAGGGGACCGAGTACCTGGTGGATCGCGGGTTGTTGCGGCCGGACCACGTCGTGGTCGGCGAAATCACGGAGAACCGTCTGGCCACGGCGGAGAAGGGCGTGGTCTGGCTGCGCATCGTCACCCACGGCCGGGCCGCGCACGGCAGCACGCCCTGGGAGGGGAGCAACGCCATCTCGGCGATGCTCCGCGTCCTGCAGGCGGTTGAGGACCGGATCGGTTCCCGGCTGGCCGCCCTCTCGCACCCGCTGACCCCGCCGCCGTCGCTCTCCATCGGCACGATCCGGGGCGGCGTGGCCACCAACGTCGTCCCGGACTGGTGCGAGGCCACGCTGGACCGTCGGACCCTCCCCAACGAGAGCCTGGCCGAGGCCATCGGCGAGGTGGAGCGGATCGTCGCCGAACTCAAACAGGCCGATCCGGACCTGCAGGCGGACGTGGAGATCCTGCAGGCCGGTCCGCCCGTGGAGACGCCGGTGGACGCGCCGCTCGTGCGGGCCGCCCAGGACGTCGCCCGCGAGCTCGGGCTGTCACCCGAGCCGGTGGGCTACCACCAGGCGAGCGACGGACGCTTCTTCGCCGAGCGGGGAATTCCCACGATCCTCTTCGGCCCGGGCGATCCCGCCCTGGCCCACACGCCGCAGGAGTGGGTGGACGTCAACGACGTGGTCACCGCCGCGAAGTTCTACGCGCTGCTGGCCCTGCGGCTGCTGGGTCCCACCTGA
- a CDS encoding cytochrome c biogenesis protein CcdA, whose translation MTDISLLLAFVAGVLGFASPCIVPLIPGYLSFVSGLSLAEMDLPARRARLGQVLAATALFVLGFSVIFTALGASASALGSFVVDNRVALGRVGGIVVVLLGLSVLGVIRVPGLFRERRLQVARRPGGLLGAVPVGMAFGFAWTPCVGPVLAAILTLAATAQGAAGGALLLFAYSLGLGLPFLVAAVLVTTAVDALGWLRRHGRVVEVFSGGFLVMMGAAMIFDLVFRLNAWMLRVVPFRPAL comes from the coding sequence ATGACCGACATCAGCCTGCTCCTGGCCTTCGTGGCCGGCGTGCTGGGATTCGCCTCGCCGTGCATCGTGCCCCTGATTCCGGGATACCTCTCCTTCGTCTCCGGCCTGTCCCTGGCGGAGATGGATCTTCCCGCCCGGCGGGCCAGACTCGGTCAGGTCCTCGCCGCCACCGCGCTCTTCGTCCTGGGGTTCTCCGTCATCTTCACCGCGCTCGGCGCCTCAGCCAGCGCCCTGGGGTCCTTTGTCGTGGACAACCGTGTCGCCCTCGGCCGCGTGGGCGGCATCGTCGTCGTCCTCCTCGGCCTCAGCGTGCTGGGGGTCATCCGGGTGCCGGGTCTTTTCCGGGAGCGCCGGCTGCAGGTGGCGCGGCGCCCGGGCGGCCTGCTGGGCGCCGTGCCGGTGGGGATGGCCTTCGGCTTCGCCTGGACGCCCTGCGTCGGGCCGGTGCTGGCCGCCATCCTGACGCTGGCCGCGACGGCCCAGGGGGCGGCCGGCGGAGCGTTGCTGCTCTTCGCCTACTCCCTGGGGCTCGGCCTCCCGTTCCTGGTGGCCGCCGTCCTGGTCACCACGGCCGTGGACGCCCTGGGCTGGCTGCGCCGTCACGGCCGCGTCGTCGAAGTGTTCAGCGGCGGCTTCCTCGTGATGATGGGCGCGGCGATGATCTTCGATCTTGTGTTCCGGCTCAACGCCTGGATGCTTCGGGTCGTGCCCTTTCGACCGGCGCTGTGA
- a CDS encoding acyl-CoA dehydrogenase family protein: MDFALTEAQRMTAQMVRDFAATVAPRIRNLDRAQQFDRSVLAEMARLGILGLCLPERYGGGGMDYISLGLACEELEYVDTSLRVIMSVHVGLNSLTVLSWGTEEQKQRYLVPQARGERIATYGLTEPAAGSDAVGIRATAVRDGRHYVLSGEKIWISLADVADHFLVFAWTDAAKQKARDHSGLSAFLLTREMKGLRTGTIHGKLGIRAGNTGSIVMDEVRVPAENLLGQEGEGFRIAMFALDQGRYTVAAGATGLIRACLDASVRYAKERTTFGRPIGEHQLVKEMIARMVRDYEVSRLLYLRAGWMKNQGLRNSRETSLAKWYATVASERAASDAVEVHGAYGYSDDYPVERYYRNSKGAVIYEGTREIHTLMQADYALGYRQDRPTRVTLPKWPFE; encoded by the coding sequence ATGGACTTCGCGCTGACCGAGGCCCAGCGGATGACGGCGCAGATGGTGCGCGATTTCGCCGCGACGGTGGCGCCGCGGATCAGGAATTTGGACCGCGCCCAGCAGTTCGACCGCTCCGTGCTCGCGGAGATGGCCCGGCTGGGGATCCTGGGGCTGTGCCTGCCGGAACGCTACGGCGGCGGCGGGATGGACTACATCAGCCTGGGGCTGGCCTGCGAGGAACTGGAGTACGTGGACACCTCGCTGCGGGTGATCATGTCCGTGCACGTCGGGTTGAACAGTCTCACCGTGTTGAGCTGGGGGACGGAAGAGCAGAAGCAGCGCTACCTGGTGCCCCAGGCCCGCGGCGAGCGGATCGCCACCTACGGCCTGACCGAGCCGGCCGCCGGCAGCGACGCGGTCGGCATCCGGGCCACCGCCGTGCGCGACGGGCGCCACTACGTCCTGAGCGGCGAGAAGATCTGGATCTCGCTGGCCGACGTGGCCGACCACTTCCTGGTCTTCGCCTGGACCGATGCCGCCAAGCAGAAGGCGAGGGACCACAGCGGCCTGAGCGCCTTTCTTCTGACCCGGGAGATGAAGGGTCTGCGCACGGGAACGATCCACGGCAAGCTCGGCATCCGCGCCGGGAACACGGGGTCGATCGTGATGGACGAAGTCCGCGTCCCGGCGGAGAACCTGCTCGGTCAGGAAGGCGAGGGTTTCCGCATCGCCATGTTCGCCCTGGATCAGGGGCGCTACACCGTGGCCGCGGGGGCCACGGGGCTGATCCGCGCCTGTCTGGACGCCAGCGTCAGGTATGCCAAGGAGCGCACGACCTTCGGCCGGCCCATCGGGGAGCACCAGCTGGTGAAGGAGATGATCGCCCGGATGGTGCGCGACTACGAGGTCAGCCGTCTGCTGTACCTGCGCGCGGGGTGGATGAAAAACCAGGGGTTGCGCAACTCCCGGGAGACCTCGCTGGCCAAATGGTACGCCACGGTGGCCAGCGAGCGCGCGGCCAGCGACGCCGTGGAGGTGCACGGCGCCTACGGCTACTCCGACGACTACCCCGTGGAGCGGTACTACCGGAATAGCAAGGGCGCGGTGATCTACGAGGGGACCCGCGAGATCCACACCCTGATGCAGGCCGACTACGCCCTCGGCTACCGCCAGGATCGCCCGACGCGGGTGACCCTGCCGAAGTGGCCCTTCGAATGA
- a CDS encoding ABC-ATPase domain-containing protein has translation MTSADDRLPMLPWERLRDKLLTLEGKPVAAYQTLEGAYRFERFVLFVDTVVVEPPGAPSPIRVRVDQAEARFPPELWSSPVRRTALEDCLARRCAEVARRTTRARGGRGGIAVDAGGQAILPRSSCRITEDYVELRAEVVLPAEGRKAGAKAAQALLFDDLGQMVDGALLYGAYNPQHLARHTEVAEDALALRGALAERGLVAFIADGAVLPREGDADRPLLARLVPFHAPDELRVVLRAPHRGEISGMGIPRGVTVIIGGAFSGRSTLLRAIASAVYAHIPGDGREYCATVPDAVMIQADEGRRVEGVNLTPFISGLPTGEDPARFRGDHAPALVAQAASIKEALEAGTTLLLFDEDTSAPRLLTRDVLWRHLAPEAKDPVTPLADLVRPLYAEHGVSTIIAGGTGSSLPAVADTVIAMDGFHPVVVTTRAKQLASEWPGARAAEPRGFGGIHHRVPLGESLAFLRGRRHRPDAASPRTLHLAREVVDLRALAQLVDPGQVRAIGSALVYAVERGYLDGVRTLREILSLIEADLSSVGLDLLSPYEFPIGGLALFRRQELAAAWSRLRPLRVRS, from the coding sequence GTGACGTCGGCCGACGACCGCCTGCCGATGCTGCCCTGGGAGCGGCTGCGCGACAAGCTCCTCACCCTGGAGGGCAAACCGGTCGCCGCCTACCAGACGCTGGAGGGCGCCTACCGCTTCGAGCGGTTCGTCCTGTTCGTGGACACCGTCGTCGTGGAGCCGCCGGGGGCGCCGTCACCGATCCGCGTGCGCGTGGACCAGGCCGAGGCGCGGTTCCCGCCGGAGCTGTGGTCTTCTCCCGTGCGCCGGACGGCCCTCGAGGACTGCCTCGCCCGCCGGTGCGCCGAAGTGGCGCGGCGCACCACGCGCGCCCGGGGCGGCCGGGGCGGGATCGCCGTGGACGCCGGCGGGCAGGCGATCCTGCCGCGGTCGTCCTGCCGGATCACGGAGGACTACGTCGAGCTCCGCGCCGAGGTGGTGTTGCCCGCGGAGGGCCGGAAGGCCGGCGCCAAAGCCGCGCAGGCGCTGCTCTTCGACGACCTGGGCCAGATGGTGGACGGCGCGCTGCTGTACGGCGCCTACAACCCGCAGCACCTGGCCCGGCACACCGAGGTGGCGGAGGACGCCCTGGCGCTGCGCGGGGCGCTGGCCGAGCGCGGGCTGGTGGCCTTCATCGCCGACGGCGCCGTGCTCCCCCGCGAGGGGGATGCCGACCGCCCGCTCCTGGCGCGGCTGGTGCCCTTCCACGCGCCCGACGAGTTGCGCGTGGTCCTGCGGGCTCCGCACCGGGGGGAGATCAGCGGGATGGGTATCCCTCGCGGGGTGACCGTGATCATCGGCGGCGCATTCTCCGGCCGGAGCACGCTGCTGCGGGCGATCGCGAGCGCCGTCTACGCACACATCCCCGGCGACGGGCGGGAGTACTGCGCCACCGTCCCCGACGCCGTCATGATCCAGGCCGACGAGGGCCGCCGCGTCGAAGGGGTCAACCTCACCCCCTTCATTTCCGGCCTGCCCACGGGAGAAGATCCCGCGCGGTTCCGCGGCGATCACGCGCCGGCCCTGGTGGCCCAGGCGGCCTCGATCAAGGAAGCGCTGGAGGCCGGCACGACGCTGCTGCTCTTCGACGAAGACACCAGCGCCCCGCGGCTGCTGACCCGCGATGTCCTGTGGCGCCATCTCGCGCCCGAGGCGAAGGATCCGGTCACGCCGCTGGCCGACCTGGTCCGGCCGCTGTACGCCGAGCACGGCGTCTCCACGATCATCGCCGGCGGGACCGGGAGCAGCCTTCCGGCCGTGGCCGACACAGTGATCGCCATGGACGGGTTCCATCCGGTGGTGGTGACGACGCGGGCGAAGCAACTGGCCAGCGAGTGGCCCGGGGCCCGCGCCGCCGAGCCGCGGGGCTTCGGCGGCATCCACCACCGCGTGCCCCTCGGCGAGAGCCTGGCCTTCCTGCGCGGACGTCGCCACCGCCCCGACGCCGCCTCGCCGCGCACCCTGCACCTGGCCCGCGAGGTCGTGGACCTGCGGGCCCTGGCCCAGCTGGTCGATCCCGGCCAGGTCCGGGCGATCGGATCCGCCCTGGTCTACGCCGTCGAGCGCGGCTATCTGGACGGGGTCCGCACCCTGCGCGAGATCCTCAGCCTGATCGAGGCCGACCTGAGTTCCGTAGGGCTGGATCTCCTCTCGCCCTACGAGTTTCCGATCGGCGGGCTGGCCCTCTTCCGCCGCCAGGAACTGGCCGCGGCGTGGAGCCGCCTGCGCCCTCTGCGCGTCCGGAGCTGA
- a CDS encoding nucleoside 2-deoxyribosyltransferase — protein MTAPFECEVRFFLRDPEAFHRRLRDLGGRVREAYAFTDHYHRPAGPAGGEWDGRTRALRIREHLTPQAGSEILLTHVATVSVAGLVVKRSLFPEGKVRLYAGALPDCRRVVDGLGFVPGVVVRKLDGRLFDVPEIGTLVTEHIDGVGWMAEIEREGRDLAGAAEEIRGALARLGVPEEEVTGEPVAVLAASRASAARAVGAGPPAAAPPQKIYFCGAIRGGRARQPLYRVIVDALQERGYQVLTTHVADPDVLEQETRRGMTAQQIYARDLRWLAASDIVVAEVSTPSLGVGVEVAEAARLGKPILALCQAGVPLSAMVAGHPALRVITYDDQADLLRVLARELPGGQVTVRSGGDDGGRD, from the coding sequence ATGACCGCGCCCTTCGAGTGCGAGGTCCGCTTCTTCCTCCGCGATCCCGAGGCGTTCCACCGGCGTCTGCGAGATCTGGGCGGCCGGGTGCGCGAGGCGTACGCCTTCACCGACCACTATCACCGGCCGGCCGGTCCGGCCGGCGGAGAGTGGGACGGACGCACCCGGGCGCTGCGAATCAGGGAACACCTCACCCCCCAGGCGGGAAGCGAGATTCTCCTCACGCACGTCGCGACGGTCTCCGTGGCGGGGCTCGTCGTCAAGCGTTCCCTCTTCCCCGAAGGCAAGGTGCGCCTCTACGCCGGCGCGCTGCCCGACTGCCGGCGGGTCGTGGACGGTCTGGGCTTCGTCCCCGGCGTCGTCGTGCGCAAGCTCGACGGCCGCCTGTTCGACGTGCCCGAGATCGGCACGCTGGTCACCGAGCACATCGACGGGGTGGGCTGGATGGCTGAGATCGAGCGGGAGGGCCGCGATCTGGCGGGCGCCGCGGAGGAGATCCGCGGCGCGCTGGCGCGCCTCGGCGTCCCGGAGGAAGAGGTCACCGGCGAGCCCGTGGCCGTCCTGGCCGCCTCGAGGGCGTCCGCGGCCCGCGCCGTGGGCGCGGGCCCTCCGGCTGCGGCGCCGCCACAGAAGATCTACTTCTGCGGGGCCATCCGGGGCGGCCGCGCGCGGCAGCCCCTGTACCGGGTGATCGTGGACGCGCTCCAGGAGCGAGGGTATCAGGTGCTGACGACGCATGTGGCGGATCCCGACGTGCTGGAGCAGGAGACGCGCCGGGGAATGACGGCGCAGCAGATCTACGCGCGCGACCTGCGGTGGCTGGCCGCCAGCGACATTGTGGTTGCGGAGGTCTCCACACCCTCGCTGGGCGTCGGCGTGGAGGTGGCGGAAGCCGCCCGGCTGGGCAAGCCGATCCTCGCGCTGTGCCAGGCGGGCGTTCCCCTGTCGGCGATGGTCGCCGGCCACCCTGCGCTGCGGGTGATCACCTACGACGATCAGGCCGATCTGTTGAGGGTCCTGGCCCGGGAGCTCCCGGGCGGTCAGGTCACGGTGCGCTCCGGGGGTGACGATGGGGGGCGGGACTGA